The Dermochelys coriacea isolate rDerCor1 chromosome 19, rDerCor1.pri.v4, whole genome shotgun sequence region GACATTGGTTGTTTGATACTCAATTTCCTttggtcagattagatgatcacaatgctttcttctggccttggaatctatggctCTATgaatgttttagagtagcagccgtgttagtctgtattcgcaaaaagaaaaagatgaagtgagctgtagctcacgaaagcttatgctcaagtaaatttgttagtctctaaggtgccacaagtcctccttttctttctatgaatgttgtaatttcatttttattatgtaaCAAAATTGCAACGTCTGATCATGTGACATGTCTTCCAGGACCTGAATCTTACCAAGAAATTCCAGTTGTGTGAAGCCACAAAAGCTTGACAATAAAGTTATTCTTGAGCCATGCAaagctttgctttgctttagtGTCAGAAGCTGAGGTAAGATGCCACTTTCACCCCAAACTTCCAGGTGTCATGGCCTGTCTTTGAGAAAATCTATTTGAAAGCATCTCTTTGTGCATTGTAGAGAATCTGTCTCACACTCATCAACCTGGTATGTGAGCCCCTTGGAAGCAGCTAAGAAAGGCTAAAACAAGGGCAAACCAGGGAAAGATTTGAAAGTTTTTTTCTGGGAAACCATTAAATCCACTAGGGGGAAGCAGAATCAACAGATGAAACAGCTTCAGTtgttggtgaaaagaaaaggagtacccgtggcaccttagagactaacaaatttattagagcataagctttcctgagctacagctcacttcatcggatgcatttggtggaaaaagcagaggagagatttatacacacacacacacacacagagaacatgaaacaatgggtttatcatacacactgtaaggagagtgatcacttaagataagccatcaccagcaaggggggggggaggaaaacctttcatggtgacaagcaaggtaggctaattccagcagttaacaagaatatcagaggaacagtggggggtggggggtgagttgttgttgttgttggtggtggtggtggtggttgttggtgAGTGTGTGTGAACTGGCAACAAAGGAAGGGAATGCAGATAGAGGGGAATGAATGTATTAACCCTTAGGATGCTGGCATTTTCCAGGCTGCCAGACTTGCATATACTTAGGagaacatctatctatctatatgccCAGTCTCCAAAGGGTATGAAGTGTCTCTTGGTTCATCCAATCTTGCCAATTCCTATTAGTGACTGGGAAACCCATGGTGAAGGACTACATCTCTGGGAATTAGTGAGTGAATAAACATGATGAGAAAGGAAAAAGCATGGATGGTGCATCACAGAATGGGACTTGCTCACAGATCTgatgaggggggagggatagctcagtggtttgagcattagcttgctaaacccagggttgtgagttcaatccctgagggggccatttggggcaaaaattggggattggtcctgctttgagcagggggttggactagatgatctcctgaggtcccttccaactctgatattctatgattctatgattctatgacacggTCCCGGTTATTTACAGCAATTCTCCATAATGGGCTGATGGTTGCGCTGCAGTGTTTTTGTCAGAAACAAGTATGTCTCACTAAGAAGAGAGACCCCGCTGCTGCCCTCTCTGCCTACAGACCTGGGGAAAAGACAGATGTTGTCTGGCATGAATTATAACCTGTGTGGATTACTGCAGCACAGACTAGTGAGGTTCTGTGAAAATGGTTTGTATTTGTGAGACCAGAAAGGCACCTATCATCAGTTCAGGATTGGGAGCCAGCCTGGGAGCTGTCCTATGGCTCCTTTGCTTTGGCTATGCTGGAGCAGAAGGGTCATAAACCAGCTAACATCACAGCAGGGAGCCTCTGCCACAGTGTTGAGCCAgttcccccagctctgtgcctcccCCGGAGCAGGAAGTGCTCTGGGATGAGGGCAGATTAGGAGAGCCAGCTGTCCGCTGAGTGTCACGCATGGCCAGAATGCTACGTAGTGGGCAGAGCACGACAGGGCAGCCCTGAGGGATCTGTACCTGCCCAGTGTCTTACATGGGCTGGTGATGAGGTATCTTCTCTTGCACATCCCTGTGTGGCAAGATATAGAAAAATAAGATGCAGAACAGCGCTGGGAAATTTATGGACCTGTACATGCCTCATAAATGCTCTGCTAGCAACCAAATAATTGGTGCGAAGGACCAGGCTTCTGTTCAAATGAATATTTCTGAGGTTGACCAGGTCACAGGCAGAGCCAATGGCCAGTTCAAACGTATGCCATTTGTGGAGCAATTCGTAGGGTGGGTGAATCTGATGATTCTATTCTGCGTCTGGCAGAAAATGATGGGATTGTTTCCAAGAATTTCTAACTGGAGATACTCTACTATGTAACATTTTGTTGTAAAATAAACAGcgtaaacattaaaaaaaaaaatcttacatggaggcccatcggtcgcgccactcccggttggaccgcatttatttatcatgctttcacgggcccactcctccagcagccGTCTGGCCCTGTTCTCAGATCACCATCTGGTCACCGTGATGGCCTCTGTCAGCATGGAGAGGTCAGGGCCAGCCTACTGGCACTTTAATAACATCATACCTCTCATGTGACACTCCCACCACTGGCAGGTTTTCCAGGACAAATGGGAGGGATCGGGGAGAAGGGAGAACCAGTCACATACCATCTAGCCTGGGCAGAAGGGGCTCTGACTAGCAAAGCAAAGGGTGTGTGTACTAACCCCAGCTTACGCATGGACTGCAGGGGACAGTCATGTGTGTGCCATAACTCTTCGTATGCAGGGCCCCAAACCCCCACCTCAGGGGGGAAGCTATCGTTGCCCCATTTCCAAATGCTGCTCAGGGGGACGGTGCAGAAATGTGGAGATTTTATGCAAATGGCTAAATGCTCAGATTgaacagattttaaggccagaagggacctttcggctaatctagtttgacctcctgcagagCACAGGCCAGGGACTCCTGCCTCCAGCCCGTAACTTGTGGCTGAGCTGGAGAATGCCTTTCCCAGTCTTGCTATACAGATTCCTCGAGATGGAGAATCCCTGGCCCTTGGCTGGTAGATTGGTTAATGGTTGCTCGCCCGGGCTGTTACATATTTGCACCTTACTTCCAGCCTGAGTTTATCTCTACCTGTGACACTTGTATGGCTCCATTACCTCATACTATCAGAGCATCTCACAAGCTGTAAAGCATTCATCCCCGCAGATAGGAAAGTGATGTACAGAAAGACTCAGTGACATAGAccagtttggggtggaggagggaccTGAACAAAGGTCAGTGACTAGGGGCTAATCCCCTAGACGAGACCACCTTCCACAGCTAGCTCCAGTTTTGGGTCATGAATCTAGCATCAGCTTCCATCCATGGTCTTTATGGTTAGAGGCCTCATGGAAACTTGGCCAAACCTGGAGAGAGTCGTGTGGCAGAAGCCCGAACTCAGTTTTCCATGGGAAAGTTACAGCTCCCAAGGCTGAATTCTGCTTTACATGCAGAACTCTGCTCAGCTTCAGCCACTGCCCTATAGAACTCCTGTAGCAGCCTTCCCAGAATCCCGCTCAGGCACATGGCACTCAGGTACAAAACTGTCATCCAATCAGATCATAACTGTTGGATAGCCTCATCTCAGAAAGTGGAGAGTCACAGTGGTTACCCTTTGAGTGACAGTTCC contains the following coding sequences:
- the LOC119845523 gene encoding LOW QUALITY PROTEIN: 40S ribosomal protein S21-like (The sequence of the model RefSeq protein was modified relative to this genomic sequence to represent the inferred CDS: inserted 1 base in 1 codon) produces the protein MQNSAGKFMDLYMPHKCSASNQIIGAKDQASVQMNISEVDQVTGRANGQFXTYAICGAIRRVGESDDSILRLAENDGIVSKNF